The nucleotide window tgctgccccactTCCCCCAGGCCAGAAGATCAATCAGGTCCTGGCTCCAGTCCTGACCCAGCCATGAAGCTGTGTGGGACCAGTCAGATccagggggcggggccgggatAGATGGACGaagggtggggaggggacagagggtgACATTCCCAAGCCCAGGGTGGCCCCTGGCACTCACCATCGCTGCTGACTGCGTATCCCACCGATGCTCCGCAGGCCACCGAGCTGATGCTGGGGAGCTCCGGGATGAGGGTGGGCGTGCTCTTCTCCTCTgcccccgcccccagccccagccggCCGTACTCTGCCCTCCCCAGGCTGTAGGCTTTACCTGCAGCACCACAGAGACACGGGAGAGGTGACACCAGGGGACAAACAACAGCCATAGATCCCAGTCAGACCCTCTGGGCCCAGGCTGACTCCTGGAGGAGCATCGTCCGTCCCTGCTGCACCCAAGCAGGAGGTGCAGGGTGGGATGGACAGCCCTGAGCTCCCCCAAAATCAAGAGGCTGGAGCAGACAAGAGTTCATAGCACCAGTGAGGTTGGAAAAGGCAGATACGGTCACAGGATCATGGAAtcttttgggttggaaaagcaCTTTAAGATCCccaagtccaacccttccctcagccctgcccaggccacccctgccccgtgtccctcagcaccatctccagggcttggaaacccctccagggatggggactccacatgccctgggcagcctgtcccagtgcttgACCACTCCTTCAGTGAATTGTTCCCAATGTCcaatctcagcctcccctggtgcaacttgaggctgtttcctcttgttctagcCCTTGTTGCTTGCAAGAAGAGTTcgaccccccctggctccaacctcctctcaggcagctgcagagccacaaggtctcccctcacctccttggctccaggctggacacccccagctccctcagaagacctgttctccagaccctgtCCCAGCACCATTCACTGTGATCCTCCCTGCTGCAAATCCAGACCATCCCTTATTGCCTTCAACACCGAGGACTTAGAGGGCTCCAGCACATCACCCTCACCCCAACACCTCTCCAGTTGGGACCAGGGCTGTACCAGTGCCCCCCACCCTCTTCCTGTGAcccccacccacccctcagGCCAGCACTCACCCTCTGAGTCGACGCACAACGTGTGGTGCTGCCCACCAGAAAACCCGACCCAGGACTTAGTGGAGTTCTTGAAGCACGTCAGGTTCTGGGGGGAGAAGCAGGACTCGGTGCCCTGGGTCCCTGCAGGGTGGGACGCACAAACCCAGGCAGATCAGCTCCCTGTGCACCAAGAGCCCAGGCCAGGCACAGGGCCCTGAGCCATCCCCCCTGGGGGCTCACCCCACCAAggaccagcacagccccccccccaaatttCTGCTCAAAccctctggctgcaggagctgggagccaaACCCAGAACCACACAGGGTGAGCCTCACCCCCCTCAACTTAATTTCCAGCTCCAGTGTGTCCAGTGGGTGCTTGTTCCAGGTCTGGGGTGCCCAGCAGTGtccccccaccagcccaggggcaCCACGGGATGGGGAAGTCCACAGCCAGACCAAAGCAGGCAGGAGATGTGGAGGGATATAAGTGATGCTCACCCAGCTGGTGGTAGTTGGAGAGGCCAAATCCATAGATGTGTCCCTCCTGGGTGACAGCAAAGGTGACATAAGCCCCACAGAAGGCGTCCTGGAAACGGACTTTGCTTCTGTTGCCTTTGCCTCTGACTGGGACGCGCTGGGGAACCAGCAGGCGCTCTGGGGACAGGAGAGAAGATGTCACACAGGGTCTGTGGATGGACACCCTTTCCATCCCCTCCTtggctccagctcctgggaagccccacaagggagcagcaggagaggggccCTACCCAGCAccctcccagctccacagccaCTCACGcagccccttccttcccccgCGGTTGGTGAAAAGCGCCGGCACCCGGCCCAGCTGGCCCTGCTCGCCACAGCCACACGTGAACAGGTCACCATCCACTGTCAGCATCACCAAGTGGTCATTCcctgggaggagaaaggggagaggagTGAAGCAGGTCCCCAGACATCCCAGGAATTCAGCAGGGGGCTGCGATCCCATGTTTAAGGCCAGTCTTCTAGAAttcataaaatcacagactggtttgggttggaagggacctaaagatcatccagtcccaccccctgcatgggcagggacacctcccaccagcccaggttgctccaagccccatccaacctgcccttcaacactgccagggatggggcagccacagcttccctgggcaacctgggccaggctctcaccaccctcacacccaagaatttcctcctcatctccaacctccatctccctcttccacttttaatccaccctccttgtcctctccctccctgcccttgtcccaagcccctccccagctttcctggagccccttcaggccctggaaggtgctctaaggtctccctggagccttctcttctccaggctgaacaccccaactctcccagcctgtcccacacacactccaggaCCTTGCCCACCTGAGACAATTTTAACAACAGGTGCactgagctggagcagcacaggaacAGAGCTTGTCTTCATGGGCTCCACCAAACCAATCACCCCATTGTTGTCCT belongs to Apus apus isolate bApuApu2 chromosome 21, bApuApu2.pri.cur, whole genome shotgun sequence and includes:
- the RCC1 gene encoding regulator of chromosome condensation → MPGKRPAKKSLVPEDESPGRKKVKVCHPSHRTQPGLVLTLGQGDVGQLGLGEDVMERKKPALVPLPEMMVQVEAGGMHTVCLSQTGKIYTFGCNDEGALGRDTSAEGSETTPGLVELQEKVLQVSAGDSHTAALTEDGRVFVWGSFRDNNGVIGLVEPMKTSSVPVLLQLSAPVVKIVSGNDHLVMLTVDGDLFTCGCGEQGQLGRVPALFTNRGGRKGLQRLLVPQRVPVRGKGNRSKVRFQDAFCGAYVTFAVTQEGHIYGFGLSNYHQLGTQGTESCFSPQNLTCFKNSTKSWVGFSGGQHHTLCVDSEGKAYSLGRAEYGRLGLGAGAEEKSTPTLIPELPSISSVACGASVGYAVSSDGRAFAWGMGTNYQLGTGEDEDVLSPVEMTGKQLENRLVLAVSSGGQHTVLLVRDKEQS